One genomic window of Corynebacterium pseudotuberculosis includes the following:
- a CDS encoding TIGR03089 family protein: MELLRNLLSSDPAAPRLTVYNESTGARLDFSAQTLDNWAAKVANMMREELDLDQGSLISLDLPASWQCVAIVLGAMAAEIEVEFCPIEQAQGAVAFVAPERIDASPAFPGDVVLVTQDPFGRGVVECEGTVPDGMIDFGPTVRFYGDQFFEPGTRIEESVDKQVYAELPSGSRALSTGWTTFAEMQRTVLAPLAVGGSAVVVTGVASDQRLEAIGRAEKATMRLS, encoded by the coding sequence ATGGAACTTCTGCGCAACTTGCTTTCTTCAGACCCTGCCGCCCCACGGTTGACGGTTTATAACGAATCAACCGGAGCTCGGCTCGATTTCTCGGCCCAGACGCTGGATAACTGGGCCGCAAAGGTAGCAAATATGATGCGCGAGGAATTAGACCTTGATCAAGGCTCACTTATCAGCCTCGACCTTCCTGCAAGTTGGCAATGCGTAGCCATAGTTTTAGGAGCAATGGCCGCAGAAATTGAGGTCGAGTTCTGCCCCATCGAGCAAGCTCAGGGCGCAGTAGCTTTTGTCGCCCCTGAGCGTATCGACGCATCCCCGGCCTTCCCCGGTGACGTTGTACTTGTCACGCAAGATCCTTTTGGCCGCGGTGTTGTGGAATGCGAAGGCACGGTTCCTGATGGGATGATCGACTTTGGGCCAACTGTCCGCTTCTACGGCGATCAATTCTTTGAGCCTGGCACGAGGATCGAGGAGAGCGTCGATAAGCAGGTCTATGCTGAGCTTCCCTCTGGTTCACGTGCGCTGAGCACCGGCTGGACCACTTTTGCAGAAATGCAACGCACCGTCTTAGCTCCACTAGCGGTAGGAGGATCGGCTGTAGTTGTCACGGGCGTGGCTAGCGATCAGCGCCTCGAAGCCATCGGACGCGCCGAAAAAGCCACGATGAGATTGTCATAA
- a CDS encoding LCP family protein: protein MTDKYRRNRDIQAPPSVMPDTKQMGPRPVKIFLALISSIVLVISGAGYFTIGKLGNTVASAGNLSLGGDKGMKEAADGATDILLVGSDSRTDAQGNPLSPQEIELLHAGDEENDNTDTIMVIRIPNDGSSATAISIPRDTYVHDNNLGNLKINGVYKNYKDKEATKLLSEGIGDRKTLDERSKQAGRQALISAVSDLTGITVDHYAEVGLLGFVLLTEAVGGVEVCLNNSVKDEYSGADFGAGRQTLKGGQALAFVRQRHGLPRGDLDRIVRQQAFMASLVNKVLSSGTLTNPQKLADMGKAVERSVVIDQNWDVMSFANQLQNLAGGNVRFNTIPVTSIDGTGDYGESVVTVDVQQVHKFFDQLLNGGPKEEPSSQTSSESAAPTARQNITVDVLNATTTSGLAAEVAGYLKTKGHTIAETGNAPQGLYSHSQILATDPESEDAKRLSQELGNIPVVQHNGLDLNSYVVVAASDYAGPKSTESATSTSTTTSVVGQPGADEGQAIVSPEIDAGGNGPRCVN from the coding sequence ATGACCGACAAATACCGTCGTAACCGCGACATTCAGGCACCTCCTTCGGTGATGCCTGATACCAAACAGATGGGCCCACGGCCCGTTAAGATCTTCCTCGCGTTGATCTCGTCGATAGTGCTGGTCATATCTGGCGCCGGTTACTTCACCATTGGAAAACTAGGTAACACAGTTGCTTCTGCGGGCAATCTTTCCCTAGGAGGCGACAAAGGGATGAAGGAGGCCGCCGACGGCGCAACCGATATCCTCCTCGTCGGCTCCGATTCGCGTACCGACGCACAGGGCAATCCGCTGAGCCCGCAGGAGATAGAACTACTGCACGCAGGTGACGAGGAAAACGATAATACTGACACCATCATGGTGATTCGTATCCCCAACGACGGTTCCTCCGCAACCGCTATCTCCATTCCTCGCGACACATATGTGCATGACAATAACTTGGGAAATCTCAAGATCAACGGCGTGTACAAGAACTACAAAGATAAGGAAGCAACCAAACTCTTATCTGAGGGAATCGGCGATAGAAAGACTCTCGATGAGCGCTCCAAACAAGCCGGACGGCAGGCCCTCATCAGTGCGGTATCCGATCTCACTGGTATCACCGTCGATCACTATGCAGAGGTTGGCCTCCTAGGGTTTGTTCTTTTGACAGAAGCCGTGGGCGGCGTAGAAGTCTGCTTGAACAATAGTGTCAAAGACGAGTACTCCGGCGCTGATTTCGGTGCCGGGCGCCAAACGCTCAAAGGTGGTCAGGCGCTGGCCTTTGTCCGCCAGCGACATGGCCTCCCCCGCGGCGACCTAGACCGTATTGTTCGTCAACAAGCATTTATGGCCTCATTAGTAAATAAGGTGCTGTCTTCGGGAACCCTAACTAACCCGCAGAAACTAGCAGACATGGGCAAGGCTGTAGAGCGTTCCGTTGTTATTGACCAGAACTGGGACGTCATGAGCTTTGCTAACCAACTGCAAAATCTTGCCGGTGGCAATGTCCGTTTTAATACCATCCCGGTTACCTCAATCGATGGAACCGGAGACTACGGCGAATCCGTTGTTACCGTAGACGTACAGCAGGTACACAAATTCTTTGACCAGCTACTTAATGGTGGCCCCAAAGAAGAGCCCTCAAGCCAGACGTCTTCTGAGTCTGCCGCCCCCACGGCGCGTCAAAATATCACTGTTGACGTCCTTAATGCCACCACTACGTCAGGGCTCGCCGCCGAGGTTGCCGGGTATCTTAAGACCAAGGGGCACACCATCGCAGAAACTGGCAATGCTCCCCAGGGGCTGTACTCGCACAGCCAGATTCTAGCTACTGATCCAGAGTCTGAGGACGCCAAACGCCTTTCCCAGGAGCTCGGCAACATCCCTGTGGTGCAGCATAATGGCCTCGATCTGAACTCTTATGTGGTAGTTGCCGCCAGTGATTATGCAGGTCCGAAGAGCACCGAGTCTGCAACAAGCACGTCAACCACAACGTCTGTGGTAGGACAACCGGGCGCAGACGAAGGACAAGCCATCGTCTCTCCAGAAATTGATGCTGGCGGAAACGGGCCAAGGTGCGTGAACTAG
- a CDS encoding glycosyltransferase family 2 protein, giving the protein MNKSVADIDSQICPTKLKRVTTTDAKPIAVITVTFSPGDHLAAFLDSVSGATVRGAYTVLADNGSTDGTPQAAAKERDNVEFFATGGNIGYGSAINAAARHLKDKRLNGDIEPEFFVLANPDVVFDKGSIDVMLECAQRWPQAGAVGPYIRQSDGSAYPSARAIPTLSNGIGHALFGAVWPNNPWTKAYKDDADMSTERTAGWLSGSCLLVRWDAFDAIGGFDERYFMYMEDVDLGDRFGRAGFDNVLCPSSFITHAVGHAAGKHPEKMLPAHHESAYRFQADRHPHAWQLPIRVVLKLGLQARAFVAVASAKLKK; this is encoded by the coding sequence ATGAATAAAAGCGTGGCAGACATCGATTCCCAGATATGCCCGACTAAGCTCAAACGAGTGACTACAACAGATGCCAAGCCGATAGCCGTGATTACGGTTACTTTCTCGCCCGGTGATCACCTTGCAGCATTCCTGGATTCTGTGAGTGGGGCAACCGTGCGGGGCGCGTATACCGTCCTTGCGGATAACGGGTCTACAGATGGAACTCCCCAGGCCGCTGCAAAGGAACGAGACAATGTGGAGTTTTTTGCTACCGGCGGCAACATTGGCTACGGCTCTGCGATTAATGCTGCGGCGCGTCATCTCAAGGACAAACGGCTAAATGGTGACATAGAGCCGGAGTTCTTCGTCTTGGCTAATCCTGACGTGGTCTTTGATAAAGGCTCGATCGACGTCATGCTTGAATGTGCTCAGCGTTGGCCACAAGCTGGGGCAGTTGGCCCCTATATTCGGCAGAGCGATGGTTCTGCTTATCCTTCGGCACGCGCGATTCCCACGCTAAGTAACGGTATCGGGCATGCGTTATTCGGTGCGGTATGGCCAAATAATCCATGGACAAAGGCGTACAAGGATGATGCCGATATGTCGACTGAGCGCACTGCCGGGTGGTTGTCAGGCTCGTGCTTGTTGGTCCGATGGGATGCTTTTGATGCCATAGGCGGCTTTGACGAGCGTTATTTTATGTACATGGAAGACGTGGACCTGGGCGATCGCTTTGGCCGGGCTGGTTTTGATAACGTCCTTTGCCCTTCTTCTTTTATCACTCATGCGGTGGGGCACGCGGCAGGAAAGCATCCGGAAAAGATGCTGCCCGCGCACCACGAGTCGGCTTATCGTTTCCAGGCAGACCGTCATCCCCATGCGTGGCAGCTACCCATACGCGTTGTGCTTAAACTCGGGCTTCAAGCTCGTGCTTTTGTAGCGGTAGCATCAGCAAAATTGAAAAAATAA